From a region of the Balaenoptera ricei isolate mBalRic1 chromosome 11, mBalRic1.hap2, whole genome shotgun sequence genome:
- the LOC132374642 gene encoding chloride intracellular channel protein 5-like — MQTYSGLPAKGSTKSINMNDEDYSTIYDRIQNERAYENSDQPAEDGGPLYNDVHDDLKAEDNLYATELETHGYDSVAIYAVVGQESTSASFQQEIGEYLLPENVYPEAQHPQPGESQENGSEMEADLPSPSSFTIQHSRAFSTSEDSPTSYSADDVSEENESASTNPEINLFVKLHPFWYLDLQILAALTF, encoded by the exons ATGCAG ACCTACTCAGGTCTGCCTGCAAAAGGAtccaccaaatcaataaacatgaATGATGAAGACTACAGCACCATCTATGACAGAATCCAAAACGAGAGGGCATATGAGAATTCAGACCAGCCAGCAGAAGACGGAGGTCCCCTTTACAATGATGTCCATGACGACTTGAAGGCAGAAGACAATTTATATGCCACTGAGTTGGAAACCCATGGGTATGACTCTGTGGCCATTTATGCTGTTGTTGGTCAGGAGAGCACCTCAGCCTCTTTTCAACAAGAAATAGGAGAATACCTCCTGCCTGAAAATGTCTATCCTGAGGCTCAGCATCCTCAACCTGGGGAGTCCCAGGAGAATGGAAGTGAGATGGAAGCAGATCTGCCTTCTCCTTCCAGCTTCACCATCCAGCACAGCAGAGCCTTCTCCACCAGCGAGGACTCCCCTACCAGCTATTCTGCTGATGACGTTTCGGAAGAAAACGAATCAGCTTCCACTAACCCTGAGATTAACCTCTTTGTGAAG cTCCATCCCTTCTGGTATTTAGATCTGCAAATTCTAGCTGCCTTGACCTTCTGA